The proteins below are encoded in one region of Drosophila santomea strain STO CAGO 1482 chromosome 2R, Prin_Dsan_1.1, whole genome shotgun sequence:
- the LOC122756424 gene encoding uncharacterized protein LOC122756424, whose translation MNSFLSERYRTLEAIEDMKPTQAVPKRLQSFETKVSTKQKGCDLCSKENHPVRLCPRFLQMSVDSRYGYITKKQLCLNCFARGHQLHDCTSTHSCFTCKGTHHTLLHRSPPSSSTSPPTQHPPRPSSRNASASTSAVQTFFASGTSAVLLSTAIIDVCHLGTNYQARALIDSGSEATFISERLFNLIKLPFRNTQTQVSGLNHSVSAKSSKLCHFGIRSPTKPGLQLDTEAYVLPELSGPPFRSLGIL comes from the coding sequence ATGAATTCCTTCCTGAGCGAAAGGTATCGGACATTGGAAGCCATCGAAGATATGAAACCGACTCAGGCAGTTCCAAAAAGGCTTCAATCCTTCGAGACAAAGGTCAGCACCAAACAGAAAGGGTGTGACTTATGTTCTAAGGAGAACCATCCGGTAAGATTGTGCCCGCGTTTTCTTCAAATGTCTGTTGACTCGCGCTACGGCTATATAACAAAGAAGCAGCTATGtctgaattgttttgccagaGGTCACCAGCTACATGactgcacaagcacacacagctgctTTACATGTAAGGGCACGCACCATACGCTGCTGCATCGCAGCCCCCCAAGTTCCTCAACCTCGCCCCCTACACAGCATCCTCCGAGACCCTCCAGCAGAAATGCATCGGCAAGCACCTCAGcggtgcaaacttttttcgcGTCCGGCACTTCAGCCGTCCTACTGAGCACAGCGATCATTGACGTGTGCCATTTGGGGACGAACTACCAAGCCCGAGCCTTAATCGACTCGGGATCCGAGGCGACGTTCATTTCAGAACGCCTGTTCAACCTCATCAAGTTGCCATTCCGCAACACCCAGACCCAAGTCTCCGGGTTAAATCATTCGGTCTCCGCGAAATCCTCGAAGCTGTGTCACTTCGGGATTCGCTCTCCTACGAAGCCAGGTCTACAGTTAGACACTGAAGCGTACGTCCTTCCGGAGCTCTCAGGCCCTCCTTTCCGATCCCTCGGAATTCTTTGA
- the LOC120445649 gene encoding uncharacterized protein LOC120445649 codes for MGDFPTDRVSFSRAFTYTGIDYAGPFEIKNYTGRSCLITNGYVCVFVCFSTKAIHLEPTSDLTTEKFLAAFARFEARRGCPQRVHSDNGKTFVWAATLISRDFLQAIIPPGAPHMGGLWEAGVKSFKTLFLKSTSARKYTFEELATILAKIEACLNSRPLSPMSEDPSDLLALTQGHFLIGGPLLFTTEPEIKGEAKSIINRWQHLKAQHQQFSARWKEEYLKELHKRNKWQFPTRNLQADDMVVVKEDNLPPNEWRLGRIVSAFPGADDRIRVVEIRTSRGTIKRPVHKVILLPMEDKESSVPRD; via the coding sequence ATGGGCGATTTCCCGACAGATAGAGTCTCCTTCTCGAGGGCGTTCACTTACACGGGTATCGACTATGCCGGccctttcgaaataaaaaattatacaggGAGATCGTGTCTCATAACGAATGgatatgtttgtgtgtttgtgtgcttttccACGAAGGCTATCCATTTGGAACCCACTTCCGATCTAACAACCGAGAAATTTCTAGCGGCCTTTGCTCGTTTCGAAGCGAGGCGCGGTTGTCCTCAGCGGGTCCATTCGGATAATGGTAAGACCTTTGTGTGGGCCGCAACTTTGATTTCCAGGGACTTTCTCCAAGCTATCATCCCACCAGGGGCTCCACATATGGGGGGTTTGTGGGAAGCAGGGGTGAAAAGCTTCAAAACCCTGTTCCTTAAATCGACGTCAGCCCGCAAATATACATTTGAGGAGCTGGCGACGATTCTCGCTAAGATCGAGGCTTGCCTCAACTCTAGACCCCTCTCCCCTATGTCCGAAGATCCCTcagatttgctggccctcACACAAGGCCATTTCCTTATTGGAGGGCCGTTGCTTTTCACGACGGAACCCGAGATAAAGGGCGAAGCCAAGTCGATAATAAATCGATGGCAACACCTCAAGGCACAACATCAGCAGTTTAGTGCACggtggaaagaggagtatcttaaagaactccataaacgaaacaaatggcaatttcCGACCAGGAACCTCCAAGCCGACGATATGGTAGTTGTCAAGGAGGACAATCTACCACCGAACGAatggcggctcggcagaatcgtttctgcctttccaggagccgacgACCGCATTCGAGTCGTTGAGATCCGTACGTCTCGCGGCACCATAAAACGCCCTGTCCACAAAGTTATTCTTCTACCGATGGAGGACAAAGAGTCCTCCGTTCCTAGGGATTAG
- the LOC120446026 gene encoding splicing factor 45 isoform X1, translating into MDLYDGIDTRARSSQIDGWSSGIKMLQTQLAVKMAVKKPLMTPVVNLRAKRLAEPEVTCSAPMTTVVYKTLITGKALPPIPESVNKGDWDATDEYDPQWPNEYEKLKEKTNGSDKNRGFVCGSEEKEIDRKRGRVGRREVHRDEVLAPNLKFTGFGQRQLDDDIYLPSAGSVAKQGGATIAPPPSLQEISIDSGCEVTNSIPYSASSVAAKIMAKYGFKDGQGLGKSEQGMAIALQVEKTSKRGGRIIHEKDVFLPPLALSSPADGSQVGPSPGHKAMPPPQVAGTATESGETGSSITEIMKSPSKVVLLRNMVGPGDVDEELEPEVKDECNTKYGEVNSVIIHESFGTVPEDAVKIFVEFRRIESAIKAVVDLNGRFFGGRQVRAGFYNYDKFKRFQLY; encoded by the exons ATGGATCTGTATGATGGCATTGATACGAGGGCGCGATCAAGCCAGATTGATGGATGGTCTTCGGGCATAAAAATGTTGCAGACCCAGTTGGCAGTAAAAATGGCTGTCAAAAAACCG CTCATGACGCCAGTGGTCAATCTAAGGGCCAAACGTCTCGCAGAGCCGGAAGTTACATGTTCAGCTCCAATGACTACGGTTGTATACAAGACTTTAATAACTGGCAAAGCCCTTCCGCCCATTCCGGAAAGCGTAAACAAGGGCGACTGGGACGCTACTGATGAATACGACCCGCAATGGCCAAATGAATATGAAAAACTCAAGGAGAAAACTAATGGCAGTGACAAAAACCGAGGTTTCGTTTGTGGAAGCGAAGAGAAAGAAATAGATCGGAAACGTGGACGCGTTGGTCGTCGAGAAGTTCACAGAGACGAAGTCTTAGCCCCTAATCTGAAGTTTACCGGGTTTGGCCAGCGACAACTCGATGATGACATATACTTGCCATCCGCGGGCTCTGTAGCTAAACAGGGAGGTGCAACAATTGCTCCACCTCCGTCCCTCCAAGAAATATCAATTGATAGTGGTTGCGAAGTCACTAATTCCATACCATATTCTGCCAGTTCGGTAGCCGCCAAAATTATGGCTAAATATGGATTTAAGGATGGTCAAGGCCTCGGAAAATCGGAGCAGGGTATGGCCATAGCCCTTCAAGTGGAGAAAACCTCCAAGCGTGGGGGACGGATTATACACGAAAAAGATGTTTTTCTGCCACCTCTGGCATTGTCGTCTCCTGCGGATGGCTCTCAAGTAGGACCAAGTCCCGGTCACAAGGCCATGCCTCCTCCCCAGGTGGCAGGCACGGCGACTGAGAGTGGCGAGACCGGGTCCAGTATTACGGAGATTATGAAATCACCAAGCAAGGTGGTTCTTCTACGTAACATGGTAGGACCCGGGGACGTAGACGAAGAATTGGAACCTGAGGTAAAGGACGAATGCAACACAAAGTACGGGGAAGTGAACAGCGTCATTATTCACGAATCGTTCGGAACTGTGCCAGAAGATGCGGTTAAAATATTCGTGGAATTTAGGCGCATCGAAAGTGCCATTAAAG CTGTTGTGGACCTAAATGGGCGCTTTTTTGGAGGACGTCAAGTACGAGCAGGGTTTTACAACTATGACAAGTTTAAACGTTTTCAATTGTATTAA
- the LOC120446026 gene encoding splicing factor 45 isoform X2 produces the protein MVFGHKNVADPVGSKNGCQKTEPEVTCSAPMTTVVYKTLITGKALPPIPESVNKGDWDATDEYDPQWPNEYEKLKEKTNGSDKNRGFVCGSEEKEIDRKRGRVGRREVHRDEVLAPNLKFTGFGQRQLDDDIYLPSAGSVAKQGGATIAPPPSLQEISIDSGCEVTNSIPYSASSVAAKIMAKYGFKDGQGLGKSEQGMAIALQVEKTSKRGGRIIHEKDVFLPPLALSSPADGSQVGPSPGHKAMPPPQVAGTATESGETGSSITEIMKSPSKVVLLRNMVGPGDVDEELEPEVKDECNTKYGEVNSVIIHESFGTVPEDAVKIFVEFRRIESAIKAVVDLNGRFFGGRQVRAGFYNYDKFKRFQLY, from the exons ATGGTCTTCGGGCATAAAAATGTTGCAGACCCAGTTGGCAGTAAAAATGGCTGTCAAAAAACCG AGCCGGAAGTTACATGTTCAGCTCCAATGACTACGGTTGTATACAAGACTTTAATAACTGGCAAAGCCCTTCCGCCCATTCCGGAAAGCGTAAACAAGGGCGACTGGGACGCTACTGATGAATACGACCCGCAATGGCCAAATGAATATGAAAAACTCAAGGAGAAAACTAATGGCAGTGACAAAAACCGAGGTTTCGTTTGTGGAAGCGAAGAGAAAGAAATAGATCGGAAACGTGGACGCGTTGGTCGTCGAGAAGTTCACAGAGACGAAGTCTTAGCCCCTAATCTGAAGTTTACCGGGTTTGGCCAGCGACAACTCGATGATGACATATACTTGCCATCCGCGGGCTCTGTAGCTAAACAGGGAGGTGCAACAATTGCTCCACCTCCGTCCCTCCAAGAAATATCAATTGATAGTGGTTGCGAAGTCACTAATTCCATACCATATTCTGCCAGTTCGGTAGCCGCCAAAATTATGGCTAAATATGGATTTAAGGATGGTCAAGGCCTCGGAAAATCGGAGCAGGGTATGGCCATAGCCCTTCAAGTGGAGAAAACCTCCAAGCGTGGGGGACGGATTATACACGAAAAAGATGTTTTTCTGCCACCTCTGGCATTGTCGTCTCCTGCGGATGGCTCTCAAGTAGGACCAAGTCCCGGTCACAAGGCCATGCCTCCTCCCCAGGTGGCAGGCACGGCGACTGAGAGTGGCGAGACCGGGTCCAGTATTACGGAGATTATGAAATCACCAAGCAAGGTGGTTCTTCTACGTAACATGGTAGGACCCGGGGACGTAGACGAAGAATTGGAACCTGAGGTAAAGGACGAATGCAACACAAAGTACGGGGAAGTGAACAGCGTCATTATTCACGAATCGTTCGGAACTGTGCCAGAAGATGCGGTTAAAATATTCGTGGAATTTAGGCGCATCGAAAGTGCCATTAAAG CTGTTGTGGACCTAAATGGGCGCTTTTTTGGAGGACGTCAAGTACGAGCAGGGTTTTACAACTATGACAAGTTTAAACGTTTTCAATTGTATTAA